Proteins from a genomic interval of Anolis sagrei isolate rAnoSag1 chromosome 1, rAnoSag1.mat, whole genome shotgun sequence:
- the CCDC185 gene encoding coiled-coil domain-containing protein 185, whose protein sequence is MRRQQQRRRRARGGWAACVGGEEEAGNQTSSRRAAGKKKPPAPSCCSLSGAESPREMARRKSPGRFSPACGFLEAYSSEPEVAGGEGRRGRLAGRPGKSRACSSSLRRPKPASARRLSAWQPGGEGCATPGTATSCTTLYGGDWPAGPRAEEPWASPVPRPLDYAAADFPTDASKPASRCPSSYSSLGPPPKPEAKELSRRDWRELCGSSPSLVDLMHSLRKYEEEEEEEAAAAAAAYDPIGATPHLRHPQKQPRKAHDHQIHLHDLVDKRYEDLLPERDKKIAALMLARHQEEEEMKDRQLRVSDAWENLRRKEKKHKARLDKERRYHVADSLEQWQRDRDQRLSKLRLEEQQLLASRERDMMLRDKKWKKLAKEQESRRREKCESARLQAEYRKRCQEKQLWEKKLSERSAREQSSHAYKEKMLQALEKRLMKEMERKRRKTDMNEYRRAQHMHKDQMDDRLKADELYKRLCIEQKLQRSQEILEQLLEERNRELKERSFKEEEQGMIAKVRAKETEEEKRRRKEMLLQIAEMKIQQAREIMSKNIDDRAQHVKEMNCLKERNHHCRKQKLDYDEKCHLRELQEALRRKDQKSNQILRHKDTAIEESRKIAKASYDLREKVRDLINHNSFDQMALDAHRNASVLRGL, encoded by the coding sequence atgcggcggcagcagcagcgacGGCGCCGCGCGCGTGGCGGGTGGGCGGCGTGCGTgggcggcgaggaggaggcggGCAACCAGACCAGCAGCCGCCGCGCCGCGGGCAAGAAGAAGCCGCCCGCCCCGTCGTGCTGCAGCCTGTCCGGCGCGGAAAGCCCGCGGGAGATGGCGAGGCGCAAGAGCCCCGGGCGCTTCTCGCCGGCGTGCGGCTTCCTGGAGGCCTACAGCTCGGAGCCCGAGGTGGCGGGCGGCGAGGGCCGGAGGGGCCGCCTGGCCGGTCGGCCGGGAAAGAGCCGCGCCTGCTCCTCCTCGCTCCGCCGGCCCAAGCCCGCCTCGGCGCGCCGCCTCTCGGCCTGGCAGCCCGGGGGAGAGGGCTGCGCCACGCCCGGCACGGCCACCTCTTGCACCACCCTCTACGGCGGGGACTGGCCCGCCGGCCCGCGCGCCGAGGAGCCCTGGGCCAGCCCCGTGCCCCGCCCGCTCGACTACGCCGCCGCCGACTTCCCCACCGACGCCAGCAAGCCGGCCTCGCGCTGcccctcctcctactcctcccTGGGCCCGCCCCCGAAGCCCGAGGCCAAAGAGCTCAGCCGACGGGACTGGCGGGAGCTCTGCGGGAGCAGCCCCAGCCTCGTGGACCTCATGCACTCCTTGCGGAAgtacgaggaggaagaggaggaggaagctgctgctgctgctgcagcctaTGACCCCATCGGTGCCACCCCACACCTCCGCCACCCCCAGAAGCAGCCCAGGAAAGCCCACGACCACCAGATCCACCTCCATGACTTGGTGGACAAGCGCTACGAGGACCTGCTCCCCGAAAGGGACAAGAAGATCGCTGCCCTGATGCTGGCCCggcaccaggaggaggaggagatgaaggacAGGCAGCTGCGGGTTTCCGACGCCTGGGAGAACCTGAGGCGGAAGGAGAAGAAGCACAAGGCCCGGCTGGACAAGGAGCGCCGGTACCATGTGGCCGACAGCCTGGAGCAGTGGCAGCGGGACCGCGACCAGAGGCTCTCCAAGCTCCGGCTGGAGGAACAGCAGCTCTTAGCCTCCAGGGAGAGGGACATGATGCTCCGCGACAAGAAGTGGAAGAAGCTGGCCAAAGAACAGGAGTCTCGGCGCAGAGAGAAATGCGAAAGTGCCCGGCTTCAAGCCGAGTACCGGAAACGTTGCCAGGAGAAGCAACTCTGGGAGAAAAAGCTAAGCGAGAGGAGTGCTCGGGAGCAGAGCTCTCATGCCTACAAGGAGAAGATGCTGCAGGCCCTGGAGAAGAGGCTGAtgaaggaaatggaaaggaagagGCGGAAAACAGATATGAATGAATACAGGCGGGCCCAGCACATGCACAAGGACCAAATGGATGACCGGCTGAAAGCGGATGAGCTCTACAAGAGGCTCTGTATCGAGCAGAAGCTCCAGCGGTCTCAGGAGATCCTGGAGCAGCTGCTGGAAGAGAGGAACAGGGAACTGAAGGAAAGGTCTTTCAAAGAGGAGGAGCAAGGCATGATCGCCAAGGTGCGAGCCAAAGAgacggaggaggagaagagacgGCGGAAGGAGATGTTGCTGCAGATTGCCGAGATGAAGATCCAGCAGGCCAGAGAGATCATGTCCAAAAATATTGATGACCGAGCACAGCATGTAAAAGAAATGAACTGCCTGAAGGAAAGGAACCACCATTGCCGCAAACAGAAGCTCGATTACGATGAAAAATGTCACCTACGGGAGTTGCAAGAAGCACTACGACGGAAGGATCAGAAAAGCAATCAGATCCTAAGGCACAAAGACACGGCTATTGAAGAATCGAGGAAAATTGCCAAAGCATCGTATGACCTTAGGGAAAAAGTGAGAGATCTGATCAACCATAATTCATTCGATCAGATGGCATTAGATGCCCATCGCAATGCAAGCGTCCTTAGAGGTCTCTAG